The genomic DNA ATTGAAAAAGAAGAATTTGAGGCTATTAAGGAATACGTTCTGAGTAGTGAAATATTTAATAAGAGCATCTATAATGTATATCTGGAAAATATATTGATCATCGATAATAAAGAAAAAAGCCTTCCTGAGCAAAAGGATGGAATAAAGGGAACAAAAAAAAGAAAACATATATATGCTGAAAATCTAAGCGGTAATATTGCAGTATTAAGGATCCCCAGTGTTGAATCATATATGGTCAGGTATAATGGTGACAGCGATATTTATCTGAATGGAGTAGCCTTAAATCATAATCAAATATCTGTTTTTGCTACGGGCAGTTCCTTAAGAAGCCCAAAGATTCATCCAATATATTATAGTGATATTATCAGCAGGTTTTTAAGCGATGATTCACGGTCTTCTATTTCATTTGAGGCAAAAAAAATAGTTTTTACATTCCCAAATGGTGCAATTGGATTACGTAATGTAAGCCTTAGCGCCAAATCAGGTGAACTTGTAGGTATCATGGGAGCCAGCGGGGCTGGTAAATCTACTCTATTTAACGTGCTTAACGGAAATGATACTCCAACCAAGGGTGAGGTGCTTGTCAATGGGATCAATATTCACAACGATAAGAGAAAAGTTGAAGGAGTTGTTGGTTATATTCCACAGGATGATCTTTTGATAGAGGAACTCACCGTTTATCAAAATCTCTTCTATGCAGCAAAACTTTGTTTCAGTCACTATTCAAATAAGCAAATTGATGAGCTTGTCACAAAAACGTTATCAAACTTAGGGCTATCAGAAACACGGAATTTGCAAGTAGGGTCTCCATTACAAAAAACGATTAGCGGTGGACAGAGAAAACGTCTGAATATTGGCCTGGAATTACTGCGTGAACCTTCATTGCTTTTTGTTGATGAACCAACCTCAGGTTTGTCTTCCAGAGACTCGGAAAATATTATGGACCTGCTTAAAGAATTGTCACTGAGGGGCAAGTTAGTTTTTGTTGTTATCCATCAGCCATCTTCAAGTATCTTTAAAATGTTTGACAAGCTCATGATCCTGGATGTTGGCGGATTTCCTATCTATTATGGCAATCCCGTTGAAGCTGTCATGTATTTCAAAAAAATGGCACGTCAGATTGGCAGTGAACATGGTGAATGTTTAGAATGTGGAAATGTAAATCCCGAACAGGTTTTTAACATCATTGAAACCAAAATTGTGGATGAATATGGCAGGTTTACAGATCAGCGTAAAGTAGCTCCAAGTCAATGGAATGAAGTTTATAAGGAAAATATCAAACCACAACAGATTGAAGAAAGCCATGACAAACCACAGGGTACGCTTTCGCAGCCTAATAAATTTAAGCAGCTTCAAATATTTATTACCAGGGATGTGCTCTCTAAAATAAGCAACATTCAGTACATGACAATAAACTCTCTGGAAGCTCCGTTTTTAGCTCTTCTTCTGGCTTTTATTGTACGTTATTTTACCATAGACGAAGCCAATACAAAAGGCTACATTTTCAGCCAAAACGAAAATTTACCGGCTTACATTTTCATGAGCATCATCGTAGCGCTGTTTATGGGTTTAACGGTGAGCGCAGAAGAGATTATCAGAGACAGAAAGATATTGAAGCGTGAAGAATTTCTAAACCTAAGCAAAAACAGTTATCTTTTTTCTAAAATGACCATTTTGTTTGTGCTGTCTGCTGTTCAAACCAT from Cytophagales bacterium includes the following:
- a CDS encoding ATP-binding cassette domain-containing protein, with product MSEELLKALMQLFAIVAKEDGITSEEEKVIESFLRQQLNEDSVVEYMTLLKQYAEETETSGEVKSEAQKIKARSRDSTRTLRICMKINKELTQKQKIVIMVRLFELVAADGVITEQEEEYVKTFADIFNIEKEEFEAIKEYVLSSEIFNKSIYNVYLENILIIDNKEKSLPEQKDGIKGTKKRKHIYAENLSGNIAVLRIPSVESYMVRYNGDSDIYLNGVALNHNQISVFATGSSLRSPKIHPIYYSDIISRFLSDDSRSSISFEAKKIVFTFPNGAIGLRNVSLSAKSGELVGIMGASGAGKSTLFNVLNGNDTPTKGEVLVNGINIHNDKRKVEGVVGYIPQDDLLIEELTVYQNLFYAAKLCFSHYSNKQIDELVTKTLSNLGLSETRNLQVGSPLQKTISGGQRKRLNIGLELLREPSLLFVDEPTSGLSSRDSENIMDLLKELSLRGKLVFVVIHQPSSSIFKMFDKLMILDVGGFPIYYGNPVEAVMYFKKMARQIGSEHGECLECGNVNPEQVFNIIETKIVDEYGRFTDQRKVAPSQWNEVYKENIKPQQIEESHDKPQGTLSQPNKFKQLQIFITRDVLSKISNIQYMTINSLEAPFLALLLAFIVRYFTIDEANTKGYIFSQNENLPAYIFMSIIVALFMGLTVSAEEIIRDRKILKREEFLNLSKNSYLFSKMTILFVLSAVQTISFVLVGNLILDIKGMTLTYWLALFSTACFANMLGLNISASFNSAVTIYILIPMLLIPQLLLSGVIVNFDKLHPSLASVEKVPIIGELMASRWAYEAITVSQYKDNEFEKRFFAYDKKLGMADFKKVYYIPELQSKLEYCTNHYEKSRKDIQEKVAKNLLLLKYEIGHEIEKGKEAGVYFTYIEYLHPDSFNLVVAENTKIFLDQLKGYYIRKYNQTSNERDSLNNSLISTLKGLHQYQQDRDNYQNEKIAEIVKNSLEMNRIIEKNGRLIQRTTPIYQDPLNVSGPLDFRAHFYAPRKQFFGNYYDTFWVNIFVIWAMSVILYITLYYDVLKRCMDFFEEIGKKIKWKK